A portion of the Eretmochelys imbricata isolate rEreImb1 chromosome 27, rEreImb1.hap1, whole genome shotgun sequence genome contains these proteins:
- the PRR15L gene encoding proline-rich protein 15-like protein, whose translation MADNYSWWKLTFLRKKKSTPKVLYESPDIYANENHQEATRTEVGSDDGAESEFNVRLEKIVDKNTKGKHVKVSNSGRFKEKKKVRSTLAENPNLFTDGEREEK comes from the coding sequence ATGGCAGATAACTACAGCTGGTGGAAGCTCACCTTCCTGCGGAAGAAGAAATCCACCCCCAAGGTCCTGTACGAGAGCCCCGATATCTATGCCAACGAGAACCACCAGGAGGCCACACGGACAGAGGTGGGGAGTGATGATGGCGCCGAGAGTGAATTCAATGTCCGGCTGGAGAAGATCGTGGATAAGAACACAAAAGGCAAACATGTCAAGGTCTCCAACTCCGGGCGCTTcaaggagaagaagaaagtgCGATCCACGCTGGCTGAAAACCCCAACCTCTTCACCGATGGCGAGCGGGAGGAGAAGTga